Proteins from a genomic interval of Papaver somniferum cultivar HN1 chromosome 4, ASM357369v1, whole genome shotgun sequence:
- the LOC113273164 gene encoding uncharacterized protein LOC113273164 codes for MENLQHCVDSRPITFITDRHEALKQSIPKYFPNSYHSYCFHHFKNNLPIKKSHEKYKQVQDLFHKAAYCYSVAKYESALNEMCIIGCGWVAKYIRNIDPKHWENALFVVCRYGTHSSTIAESFNNWILPKRDLPPAALVDEIRIKIMRMSAERRELGRNYSDSLTPIYKALLKSHVDIGRPWSVTESGNGIYEVHSPSSHVVDLMHMTCTCQRWKVFGFPCAHATTAITMSGIEMLRFVQPYFGSNHFRHTYAPAIRPISNYDGPEAYEPEERVLPGIPRPPPGRPPKKRIRGAYEKERRPMKCSNYKKIGNHNKANCRVLMME; via the coding sequence ATGGAGAACTTGCAGCATTGTGTCGACTCTCGTCCTATCACCTTTATCACTGATCGTCATGAAGCGCTGAAGCAAAGTATTCCCAAGTATTTTCCCAACTCTTATCATAGTTACTGTTTCCATCATTTTAAGAATAACCTCCCCATCAAGAAATCACATGAGAAGTATAAACAAGTTCAAGATTTGTTCCATAAAGCTGCATACTGCTATAGTGTTGCTAAATACGAGTCTGCTTTAAATGAGATGTGTATCATAGGATGTGGTTGGGTTGCCAAGTACATCAGAAATATCGATCCAAAGCATTGGGAAAATGCTTTATTCGTAGTATGTAGGTATGGGACACACTCGTCAACTATTGCAGAGTCTTTCAATAACTGGATTCTTCCTAAAAGGGATCTGCCTCCAGCTGCTCTTGTTGATGAGATTAGGATAAAGATTATGAGGATGAGTGCAGAAAGGCGTGAGCTCGGTAGAAATTATAGTGATAGTTTGACTCCCATCTATAAAGCTCTACTCAAGTCACATGTCGATATAGGGCGTCCATGGAGTGTTACGGAGTCAGGTAATGGTATATATGAGGTTCACTCTCCTAGCTCTCATGTTGTTGATCTGATGCATATGACGTGCACTTGCCAGAGATGGAAAGTATTTGGTTTCCCCTGTGCTCACGCCACTACTGCTATTACTATGAGTGGTATTGAGATGTTGAGGTTTGTTCAGCCTTACTTTGGTTCGAATCATTTTCGCCATACGTATGCTCCTGCAATTCGACCCATTTCCAATTACGACGGTCCAGAAGCGTATGAACCTGAAGAGAGAGTCCTACCTGGTATTCCAAGGCCACCTCCAGGAAGACCACCAAAGAAGCGCATCCGTGGTGCTTATGAGAAGGAGAGGAGGCCTATGAAGTGCTCAAATTATAAGAAGATTGGGAATCACAACAAAGCTAACTGTCGTGTATTAATGATGGAGTAG